The following proteins are co-located in the Hyalangium minutum genome:
- the atpB gene encoding F0F1 ATP synthase subunit A, whose protein sequence is MRKAMVLIASLFAGAVFASGAEPAEGGAEHEKPNVAEYILHHVSDSPEYEFEIPLSDHHKVIHLPQILIPLKEGACTVPGAEHGDVPSEGHGAAHPGLSQGCLDLSITKHTLMMFLSAALLVGSILIWSNRDKTKLVPRGAGANLFEMLVVFVRDELAIKNIGEKEGPRYVPYLLTAFFFILFMNLLGLFPWMATATGNIAVTCALALLTFIVTQAAAIRAAGIGGYLAHLTGGVAWWLWPIMIPVEILGLFTKPFALTMRLFANMLAGHIVIFFLLGLIFLMGSAAVGLVAVPFAMGIYFLELFVAFVQAYVFTMLSALFIGMGVAQGHQHDHAHGEEHPEGAHNHDHGRAHG, encoded by the coding sequence ATGCGCAAGGCAATGGTCCTGATCGCCAGTCTGTTCGCGGGCGCGGTGTTCGCCTCCGGGGCGGAGCCTGCCGAGGGCGGCGCGGAGCACGAGAAGCCGAACGTGGCGGAGTACATCCTCCACCACGTGTCGGACTCGCCCGAGTACGAGTTCGAAATCCCCCTGAGCGATCACCACAAGGTCATCCACCTGCCGCAGATCCTCATCCCCCTGAAGGAGGGGGCCTGCACGGTGCCGGGCGCCGAGCACGGCGATGTGCCCTCCGAGGGCCATGGAGCGGCGCACCCGGGCCTGAGCCAGGGCTGCCTGGACCTCTCCATCACCAAGCACACGTTGATGATGTTCCTGTCGGCGGCGCTGCTGGTGGGCTCCATCCTCATCTGGAGCAACCGCGACAAGACCAAGCTGGTGCCGCGCGGGGCGGGCGCCAACCTCTTCGAGATGCTGGTGGTGTTCGTCCGGGACGAGCTGGCCATCAAGAACATTGGTGAGAAGGAGGGCCCGCGCTACGTGCCCTACCTGCTCACGGCGTTCTTCTTCATCCTCTTCATGAACCTGCTGGGCCTGTTCCCCTGGATGGCGACGGCCACGGGCAACATCGCCGTCACCTGCGCCCTGGCCCTGCTCACCTTCATCGTCACCCAGGCGGCCGCCATCCGCGCGGCGGGCATTGGCGGGTACCTGGCCCACCTGACGGGCGGCGTGGCCTGGTGGCTGTGGCCCATCATGATTCCGGTGGAAATCCTGGGCCTGTTCACCAAGCCCTTCGCCCTCACGATGCGTCTCTTCGCCAACATGCTGGCGGGCCACATCGTCATCTTCTTCCTGCTGGGCCTCATCTTCCTGATGGGCAGCGCGGCGGTGGGCCTGGTGGCCGTGCCCTTCGCCATGGGCATCTACTTCCTGGAGCTCTTCGTCGCCTTCGTGCAGGCCTACGTGTTCACCATGCTCTCGGCCC
- a CDS encoding AtpZ/AtpI family protein, protein MAEEPRKPGQKGQRDQELGSTARQMQEAMPYISAVWKMVGGAVVGVLGGLLLDRWLGTKPWLLVVLSVVGISVGFYGFLREMNRLGKKK, encoded by the coding sequence ATGGCAGAGGAGCCCCGGAAGCCGGGTCAGAAGGGCCAGAGGGACCAGGAACTGGGCTCGACCGCCCGGCAGATGCAGGAGGCGATGCCCTACATCTCCGCGGTCTGGAAGATGGTGGGCGGGGCGGTGGTGGGCGTGCTGGGCGGGCTGTTGCTGGACCGGTGGCTGGGGACGAAGCCCTGGCTGCTGGTGGTGTTGAGCGTGGTGGGGATCTCGGTGGGCTTCTATGGGTTCCTCCGTGAGATGAACCGGCTGGGGAAGAAGAAGTGA
- a CDS encoding putative metal-binding motif-containing protein, with protein MSTSPQRLARFALFVLGVSLALAGACYEAPRQDGYYRCSDDSECGEGGLVCDDGVCCSERGTPLCLARVLDGGTCADGGTATRYFRDEDEDGYGNLTQPTLRCALPESIRVVTNSDDCNDNPAAGGSLFFPGAPEQCDGLDNDCDGQFDEGFDGGVYYRDEDNDGYGDTAQPRILCRPSAGYVAAPDDCQPLNPRVYPGAPEECNNADDDCDSYADEGVTETWYRDADGDGFGRQDMRQQACVQPPGYVANSADCDDLNALNNPDALDVCDGVDNNCRSGVDERPDCGGPADLLLLASTGARGAVDTRANFSGLNPSCLRFWDGGLPESFSASNVWSGSRPTSHAAWFEAPGTWDLTRANNNLAVRFDHRMAGNGNPPWSPHRQPVIILCSESGFARYVPAMDGGTNPLLPYAGVEVNTVLPIGRGSAGGWIERSNALDLRHVKRVEILIEPSDAGTPNVSFDVNFIKLGFQ; from the coding sequence ATGTCCACCTCTCCGCAACGCCTTGCCCGCTTCGCGCTCTTCGTCCTCGGCGTGAGCCTCGCGCTCGCGGGCGCCTGCTATGAGGCGCCTCGGCAGGACGGCTACTACCGCTGCTCGGATGACTCCGAGTGTGGGGAGGGCGGCCTCGTCTGTGATGACGGCGTCTGCTGCTCCGAGCGGGGCACTCCGCTCTGCCTCGCCCGGGTGCTGGATGGCGGTACCTGTGCCGACGGTGGCACCGCCACCCGCTACTTCCGGGATGAGGACGAGGACGGCTACGGCAACCTCACCCAGCCCACCCTCCGCTGCGCTCTGCCCGAGTCCATCCGCGTCGTCACCAACTCGGACGACTGCAACGACAACCCCGCGGCCGGTGGCAGCCTCTTCTTCCCCGGCGCGCCCGAGCAGTGCGATGGCCTCGACAACGACTGCGATGGCCAGTTCGACGAGGGCTTCGACGGAGGCGTCTACTACCGCGACGAGGACAATGACGGCTATGGCGACACGGCCCAGCCGCGCATCCTGTGCAGGCCCTCCGCGGGCTACGTGGCCGCTCCGGACGACTGCCAGCCGCTCAACCCTCGCGTCTATCCAGGAGCTCCGGAAGAGTGCAACAACGCCGACGACGACTGCGACAGCTACGCCGACGAGGGAGTCACGGAGACGTGGTACCGCGACGCGGACGGTGACGGCTTCGGCCGCCAGGACATGAGGCAGCAGGCGTGCGTGCAACCCCCTGGCTATGTCGCCAACTCCGCCGACTGTGACGACCTCAACGCCCTGAACAACCCGGACGCGTTGGACGTGTGCGACGGCGTGGACAACAACTGCAGGAGCGGGGTGGATGAGCGCCCGGACTGTGGCGGCCCCGCGGATCTGCTGCTGCTGGCCTCCACGGGCGCTCGCGGCGCGGTGGACACCCGCGCCAACTTCAGCGGCCTGAACCCCAGCTGCCTCCGGTTCTGGGATGGGGGCCTGCCTGAGTCCTTCTCCGCCAGCAATGTGTGGAGCGGCTCGCGCCCCACCTCGCATGCGGCCTGGTTCGAGGCGCCCGGCACCTGGGACCTGACGCGCGCCAACAACAACCTGGCCGTCCGGTTCGATCACCGCATGGCCGGCAACGGGAACCCTCCCTGGTCTCCCCACCGCCAGCCGGTGATCATCCTGTGCAGTGAGAGCGGATTTGCCCGCTACGTGCCGGCCATGGATGGGGGCACCAACCCCCTGCTTCCCTATGCCGGCGTCGAGGTGAACACCGTGCTCCCCATCGGCCGGGGTAGCGCGGGGGGGTGGATCGAGCGCAGCAATGCCTTGGACCTGCGGCACGTCAAGCGGGTGGAGATCCTCATCGAGCCCAGCGATGCGGGCACCCCGAACGTTTCGTTTGACGTCAACTTCATCAAGCTGGGCTTCCAGTAG
- a CDS encoding YbhB/YbcL family Raf kinase inhibitor-like protein, giving the protein MAKPLHLTSPRFRDGDPIPIAFTAEGEDKAPPLNWGEVPPGTRSLALMVEDPDAPDPRHPQRTWCHWILYNLPPGTRGLPEGASPDTLPPGSHEGLNDWQRPGYGGPCPPIGRHRYFYRLYALDTVLADLGSPTRAQFLAAIRGHVLAEAELIGTYEKTHPHVSA; this is encoded by the coding sequence ATGGCGAAGCCGCTCCACCTCACCTCACCCCGCTTCCGGGATGGCGACCCCATCCCCATCGCCTTCACCGCCGAGGGAGAGGACAAGGCCCCGCCCCTGAACTGGGGCGAAGTCCCACCCGGCACCCGCAGCCTGGCCCTCATGGTCGAGGACCCGGATGCCCCCGACCCTCGGCACCCCCAGCGCACCTGGTGCCACTGGATCCTCTACAATCTCCCACCTGGCACCCGAGGCCTCCCGGAGGGCGCCAGCCCGGACACCCTCCCCCCCGGCTCCCATGAGGGCCTCAATGACTGGCAGCGGCCGGGCTACGGAGGGCCCTGTCCCCCCATCGGCCGTCATCGCTATTTTTACCGCCTGTATGCGTTGGATACCGTGCTGGCAGACCTGGGCTCGCCCACCCGCGCCCAGTTCCTGGCCGCCATCCGGGGCCACGTGCTCGCCGAGGCAGAGCTGATCGGCACCTACGAGAAGACCCACCCCCACGTCAGCGCCTGA
- a CDS encoding ATP-binding protein, with translation MTTSSEAGAQYRHFDALPLGLGVIREGRFVYANASLLELLGRKPDELLGRTVAEVVSLRPGNEFLADRHLRRMRGEQVPAVYEFTLRTPAGEQRRLEISVTIEGQDAVVLLRDVSARAHHRSVLQRMAELGAGLPGMRTEQEVLTRVFDGLAELGFTFAYVMPLGDQALLERLYVPPEFSQEPASSAWAEGLRLTGSWSPLLERTWKEGSAYDAEFAVEASRFAKGEISDEVQSRLKEAGLHVIGVRIEVSGMRRAVLVVAAPWLREEELPPLRLFGAQVSAALDAALTISQLSAQNTSLAALNRLASTAATAQEPRDFFGPGAKEITRLLDCDALGLFLRRDGSEEMELVHAQGLDVQGADYYGRMPTRGSLSGQAMEQGSALVLEVESSTGLTREHMERLGYSTVAVVPLRVRSRLVGTLMVAFRKRRGLTHLERETLQAMGAHFAAATESHRLLTEVRRRADDLALIHEVGRNMVATVEMDLLMRIGVEGLALIARAPDAFLFLLDARSQRLELRAAVHKMELLGYELPLWPPDNSLAVKAFHTRMPIIMEDAGKEPGLHPVGRTLMGVTAGLVLPLVVRERVIGVAFITETSGPRRFTDSEVERASAITNQLALALEQARLIEDLKKSYAELARTQEQLVQRERLAALGELAAVVAHEVRNPLGAIFNSVSYIRRLIGAEHPALHMVDIVGEEAERLNRIVDDLLDFARPPSPSPTPVPLQRMLEESVNAALADATGPVEVAWFVEALVPVLVDERMIRQAFLNIALNAVQAMPKGGTLRVTVRRAARTEVLLEFTDTGPGIPADLRARIFEPFFTTKAKGTGLGLAIVKRIVESHSGHVALESEPGQGTTFRLYLPCEPGATLTLLPAGA, from the coding sequence GTGACGACGTCCTCCGAAGCCGGCGCGCAATACCGTCACTTCGACGCCCTGCCTCTCGGACTGGGAGTTATCCGTGAGGGACGGTTCGTCTACGCCAACGCGTCCCTGCTGGAGCTGCTGGGACGCAAGCCCGACGAGCTGCTGGGGCGCACCGTCGCGGAGGTGGTCTCCCTCCGCCCAGGCAACGAATTCCTGGCAGACCGGCACCTGCGCCGCATGCGCGGTGAGCAGGTCCCCGCCGTCTACGAGTTCACCCTGAGGACGCCCGCGGGCGAGCAGCGGCGGCTGGAGATCTCCGTCACCATCGAGGGCCAGGACGCCGTCGTGCTCCTGCGCGACGTGAGCGCCCGCGCCCACCACCGCTCCGTGCTCCAGCGCATGGCGGAGCTCGGCGCCGGGCTGCCCGGCATGCGCACCGAGCAGGAGGTGCTCACCCGTGTCTTCGATGGGCTCGCCGAGCTGGGGTTCACCTTCGCCTACGTGATGCCCCTGGGAGACCAGGCGCTGCTGGAGCGGCTCTACGTCCCCCCCGAGTTCTCCCAGGAGCCGGCGAGCAGCGCCTGGGCCGAGGGCCTGCGGCTGACGGGCTCCTGGTCCCCGCTGCTGGAGCGGACGTGGAAGGAGGGCTCGGCCTATGACGCCGAGTTCGCCGTGGAGGCCTCGCGCTTCGCCAAGGGTGAAATCTCCGACGAGGTGCAGTCCCGCCTGAAGGAGGCGGGGCTCCACGTGATTGGGGTGCGCATCGAGGTGAGCGGCATGCGCCGCGCGGTGCTCGTGGTGGCGGCGCCCTGGCTGCGCGAGGAGGAGCTGCCCCCGCTGCGGCTCTTCGGCGCCCAGGTGTCCGCGGCGCTCGACGCGGCGCTCACCATCTCCCAGCTCTCCGCGCAGAACACCTCCCTGGCCGCGCTCAACCGCCTGGCCTCCACGGCCGCCACCGCCCAGGAGCCCCGGGACTTCTTCGGCCCCGGCGCCAAGGAAATCACCCGCCTGCTGGACTGCGACGCCCTGGGCCTCTTCCTGCGCAGGGACGGCTCCGAGGAGATGGAGCTGGTGCATGCCCAGGGGCTGGACGTGCAGGGCGCGGACTACTACGGCCGCATGCCCACGCGCGGCAGCCTCTCCGGCCAGGCCATGGAGCAGGGCTCGGCCCTGGTGCTCGAGGTGGAGTCCTCCACCGGCCTGACGCGCGAGCACATGGAGCGCCTGGGCTACTCCACCGTGGCGGTGGTGCCGCTGCGCGTGCGCTCGCGGCTGGTGGGCACGCTCATGGTCGCCTTCCGCAAGCGCCGCGGCCTCACCCACCTGGAGCGCGAAACCCTCCAGGCCATGGGCGCCCACTTCGCCGCCGCCACAGAGTCCCACCGGCTCCTCACCGAGGTGCGCCGCCGCGCCGATGACTTGGCCCTCATCCACGAGGTGGGCCGCAACATGGTGGCCACCGTGGAGATGGACCTGCTGATGCGCATCGGCGTGGAGGGCCTGGCGCTCATCGCCCGCGCCCCGGATGCGTTCCTCTTCCTGCTGGATGCCAGGAGCCAGCGGCTGGAGCTCCGGGCCGCCGTCCACAAGATGGAGCTGCTCGGGTACGAGCTGCCGCTGTGGCCGCCCGACAACTCGCTCGCCGTCAAGGCGTTCCACACGCGCATGCCCATCATCATGGAGGACGCGGGCAAGGAGCCCGGCCTCCACCCGGTGGGCCGCACCCTCATGGGCGTCACCGCCGGGCTGGTGCTCCCGCTGGTGGTCCGCGAGCGCGTCATCGGCGTGGCCTTCATCACCGAGACGAGCGGGCCGCGCCGCTTCACGGACTCCGAGGTGGAGCGCGCCTCCGCCATCACCAACCAGCTCGCGCTGGCGCTGGAGCAGGCCCGCCTCATCGAGGACCTCAAGAAGAGCTACGCGGAGCTGGCCCGCACCCAGGAGCAGCTCGTGCAGCGCGAGCGGCTCGCGGCCCTGGGCGAACTGGCCGCCGTGGTGGCCCACGAGGTGCGCAACCCCCTGGGCGCCATCTTCAACTCCGTCTCCTATATCCGCCGCCTCATCGGCGCCGAGCACCCCGCGCTGCACATGGTGGACATCGTCGGCGAGGAGGCGGAACGGCTCAACCGCATCGTGGATGATCTGCTGGACTTCGCACGCCCGCCCTCGCCGTCGCCCACGCCCGTGCCGCTGCAGCGGATGCTGGAGGAGTCGGTGAACGCGGCGCTGGCGGATGCCACCGGCCCGGTGGAGGTGGCGTGGTTCGTCGAGGCCCTGGTGCCAGTGCTGGTGGACGAGCGGATGATCCGCCAGGCCTTCCTCAACATCGCGCTCAACGCCGTGCAGGCCATGCCGAAGGGCGGCACGCTGCGCGTCACCGTGCGCCGCGCCGCCCGCACCGAGGTGCTGTTGGAGTTCACCGACACGGGCCCCGGCATCCCCGCGGACCTGCGCGCCCGCATCTTCGAGCCCTTCTTCACCACCAAGGCCAAGGGCACCGGGCTCGGGCTGGCCATCGTCAAGCGCATCGTCGAGTCCCACTCCGGCCACGTGGCGCTCGAGTCCGAGCCCGGCCAAGGCACCACCTTCCGCCTCTACCTGCCCTGCGAGCCCGGGGCCACGCTCACGCTCCTGCCCGCGGGCGCGTGA
- a CDS encoding PHB depolymerase family esterase, whose product MAPADAPLEEAPEVAQVQSRLTAVTGFGTNPGALRMYKYVPANMPANAPLVVAMHGCTQTAAAYEATGWTALADILKFYVVYPEQVSSNNQNACFNWFEPGDITRGQGEALSIKQMVDAMKAAHSIDASRVFVTGLSAGAAMTHVMAATYPDVFSAGAVMAGIPYKCATSMTDAFTCMSPGVDKTPTAWRDLVKGAYSGYTGSYPRMSLWHGTSDYVVKNTNQTEGVEQWTAVHGIDMTADVSDTVAGYPHKVYQDAAGKALVETYAITGMGHGTAIDPATKFPGTSVACGTAGAYVLDTDICSTWQVAKFFGLDNSDTAAPSVSLTAPANNASVSGTVQVTASASDNVGVSKVEFFIDNTLVGTDTASPYAYAWNSAAATNGTHVLVAKAHDAAGNTATSASISVNVSGGISDTTAPTVSITFPTHGSTVAGAVDITATASDDTGVTKVEFLIDGTVVGQGVSAQQAGPYVFSWNTTSYAAGSHSLTARAYDAAGNSATAPSVTVTVDQNSVNFVERFSNNGPDKAGWTLTEWALDASDQTGTTGSKSILGSAVPAFNTVTKTATVSLTLSSNPRLTYWRKLDLYGANISASASFRVVLNDGTDHVVDSATKSGLGALAESTWTQRANIDLSAYAGRAVTLKFIVTATDTGSTTSRAKAWVDSITVGPPSTALDVSAPTVNVTAPAASATLSGTVDVTASASDSSGISKVEFYVDGALAETDTASPFVFTWNTALVANGTHTLMAKAYDAANNISTDNDTSITVSNAAGGTTTATFASIAAEDGYVKANADGSSAAVGTFSTPALGKGADALLNRAFFSFDTSALPDTATIVRASLKVTLSSASGDPWADPTGNTLTLDLKNGTFGAATTETSDFTATATATDVADMVKFTTGAQSSTDFNTSGLAAINKTGKTQARLRFSLNPTGTRYLFLTEGSGAVLTVEYK is encoded by the coding sequence ATGGCTCCGGCCGACGCGCCGCTGGAAGAAGCACCCGAGGTGGCGCAGGTCCAGAGCCGGCTCACGGCGGTGACTGGCTTCGGCACCAACCCGGGCGCGCTGAGGATGTACAAGTACGTGCCCGCGAACATGCCGGCCAACGCGCCGCTGGTGGTCGCCATGCACGGCTGTACACAGACGGCGGCGGCGTATGAGGCCACCGGGTGGACGGCGCTGGCCGACATCCTCAAGTTCTACGTCGTCTACCCGGAGCAGGTGAGCAGCAACAACCAGAACGCCTGCTTCAACTGGTTCGAGCCGGGCGACATCACCCGGGGCCAGGGCGAGGCGCTCTCCATCAAGCAGATGGTGGACGCCATGAAGGCGGCGCACTCCATCGACGCCAGCCGCGTCTTCGTCACCGGCCTGTCCGCTGGCGCCGCCATGACGCACGTGATGGCCGCCACCTACCCGGACGTCTTCTCCGCCGGCGCGGTGATGGCGGGCATCCCGTACAAGTGCGCCACCTCCATGACGGACGCCTTCACCTGCATGAGCCCAGGCGTGGACAAGACGCCCACGGCCTGGAGGGATTTGGTGAAGGGCGCCTACTCTGGCTACACGGGCAGCTATCCGCGCATGTCCCTCTGGCACGGCACCTCCGACTACGTGGTGAAGAACACCAACCAGACGGAGGGGGTGGAGCAGTGGACGGCGGTCCACGGCATCGACATGACGGCGGACGTCAGCGACACCGTCGCCGGCTACCCCCACAAGGTCTACCAGGACGCGGCCGGCAAGGCCCTGGTGGAGACGTACGCCATCACCGGCATGGGCCACGGCACCGCCATTGATCCGGCCACCAAGTTCCCCGGCACCAGTGTGGCGTGCGGCACCGCGGGCGCCTACGTGCTCGACACGGACATCTGCTCTACGTGGCAGGTGGCGAAGTTCTTCGGGCTCGACAACTCCGACACGGCCGCGCCCTCCGTCAGCCTCACCGCACCCGCCAATAACGCCAGCGTGAGTGGCACCGTGCAGGTGACGGCCAGCGCCTCGGACAACGTGGGCGTCTCCAAAGTGGAGTTCTTCATCGACAACACCCTGGTGGGAACCGACACGGCCTCGCCCTACGCCTACGCGTGGAACAGCGCCGCCGCCACCAACGGCACCCACGTGCTGGTGGCCAAGGCCCATGACGCGGCCGGAAACACCGCCACCTCCGCCTCCATCTCCGTCAACGTCTCCGGCGGCATCTCCGACACCACCGCCCCCACCGTGAGCATCACCTTCCCCACCCACGGCTCCACCGTCGCGGGCGCGGTGGACATCACCGCCACCGCCTCGGATGACACCGGTGTGACGAAGGTCGAGTTCCTCATCGACGGCACCGTTGTAGGCCAGGGCGTCTCCGCACAGCAGGCAGGCCCCTATGTCTTCAGCTGGAACACCACCTCGTATGCCGCCGGCAGCCACTCGCTCACCGCGCGGGCCTATGACGCGGCGGGCAACAGCGCCACCGCCCCCTCGGTGACGGTGACGGTGGATCAGAACTCGGTGAACTTCGTCGAGCGCTTCTCCAACAACGGCCCGGACAAGGCCGGATGGACCCTGACGGAGTGGGCGCTGGACGCCAGCGACCAGACGGGCACCACCGGCAGCAAGTCCATCCTCGGCTCGGCCGTGCCTGCCTTCAACACCGTTACCAAGACGGCCACCGTCAGCCTCACCCTGAGCTCCAACCCGCGCCTCACCTACTGGCGCAAGCTGGACCTGTACGGCGCCAACATCTCCGCCTCGGCCAGCTTCAGGGTCGTCCTCAATGATGGCACCGACCATGTGGTGGACTCCGCCACCAAGAGCGGCCTGGGCGCCCTCGCCGAGTCCACCTGGACGCAGCGCGCGAACATCGACTTGTCCGCGTACGCGGGCCGCGCCGTGACGCTGAAGTTCATCGTCACCGCCACGGACACCGGCTCTACCACCAGCCGCGCCAAGGCCTGGGTGGACAGCATCACCGTGGGCCCGCCCTCCACGGCGCTCGACGTGAGCGCCCCCACCGTGAACGTGACGGCCCCCGCCGCCAGCGCCACCCTCAGCGGCACGGTGGACGTGACGGCCAGCGCCTCGGACAGCTCCGGCATCAGCAAGGTGGAGTTCTACGTGGACGGCGCGCTGGCGGAGACCGACACCGCCTCGCCCTTCGTCTTCACCTGGAACACCGCCCTCGTGGCCAATGGCACCCACACACTCATGGCCAAGGCCTACGACGCGGCCAACAACATCAGCACCGACAACGACACCTCCATCACCGTGAGCAACGCCGCCGGAGGCACCACCACCGCCACCTTCGCCAGCATCGCGGCGGAGGATGGCTACGTGAAGGCCAACGCGGACGGCTCCTCCGCTGCGGTGGGCACCTTCTCCACCCCGGCCCTCGGCAAGGGCGCCGACGCGCTGCTCAACCGCGCCTTCTTCTCCTTCGACACCTCCGCGCTCCCGGACACGGCCACGATTGTCCGGGCCTCACTGAAGGTGACGCTGTCCTCGGCCTCGGGAGACCCCTGGGCGGACCCCACGGGCAACACCCTCACCCTTGATCTGAAGAACGGCACCTTCGGCGCAGCCACCACCGAGACGTCGGACTTCACCGCCACCGCCACCGCCACCGACGTGGCCGACATGGTCAAGTTCACCACCGGCGCTCAGAGCTCCACGGACTTCAACACCTCGGGCCTGGCCGCCATCAACAAGACCGGCAAGACGCAGGCCCGGCTCCGCTTCTCGCTGAACCCCACCGGCACCCGCTACCTCTTCCTCACCGAGGGCTCCGGCGCCGTCCTCACCGTGGAGTACAAGTAG
- a CDS encoding cytochrome c peroxidase — protein sequence MMNPFTLKRLQAMTLSSFMMLAAAGCGGETAPDEQPVIDDETTTDETWDAEQQATLGSTVLGAYLFTKETFNGNGRTCATCHTLANGGLTPAQAQAIYAKNKKDPLFRPIDSDDGTGASYKQLLTHATVTVDIDLPANVRLADNPTARTVKLRRAIPSTFDSPRFDPAIMWDGREPTLQLQAQHAIAGHAQAKRAPNQTELNALVDFEKALFSSKQTFDYALTGKAPALPTGKTESEKRGKAFFAETGLCGGCHFGALLNETSQFNPMGLPAGFHFGSALVSELNVAQNPVREYIVKNPDGTEAHVMSPDPGQMLVTGVPQMAGLFKMVSLRNLKNSAPYFHDNSAKTIEQITQQYKMLMDVAGIPYTQQDLTDITAYMKLL from the coding sequence ATGATGAACCCGTTCACGCTGAAGCGCCTGCAGGCAATGACTCTGAGCTCCTTCATGATGCTGGCTGCCGCCGGCTGTGGGGGCGAGACAGCTCCGGACGAGCAGCCGGTCATCGATGATGAGACCACGACGGACGAGACGTGGGATGCGGAGCAGCAGGCGACGCTGGGCAGCACGGTGCTCGGCGCGTACCTGTTCACCAAGGAGACCTTCAACGGCAACGGCCGCACCTGCGCCACCTGCCACACGCTGGCCAACGGCGGCCTGACGCCCGCGCAGGCGCAGGCCATCTACGCCAAGAACAAGAAGGACCCCCTGTTCCGCCCCATCGACAGCGATGACGGCACGGGCGCCAGCTACAAGCAGCTGCTCACCCACGCGACGGTGACGGTGGACATCGACCTGCCGGCGAACGTGCGGCTGGCTGACAACCCCACGGCGCGCACCGTGAAGCTGCGCCGCGCCATCCCCAGCACGTTCGACAGCCCGCGGTTCGACCCGGCCATCATGTGGGACGGCCGTGAGCCGACGCTGCAGCTGCAGGCCCAGCACGCCATCGCGGGCCACGCCCAGGCCAAGCGGGCGCCCAACCAGACGGAGCTGAACGCCCTGGTGGACTTCGAGAAGGCGCTGTTCTCCTCGAAGCAGACGTTTGACTACGCGCTGACCGGCAAGGCGCCGGCGCTGCCCACGGGCAAGACCGAGTCCGAGAAGCGCGGCAAGGCGTTCTTCGCCGAGACGGGCCTGTGCGGTGGCTGCCACTTCGGCGCGCTGCTCAACGAGACCTCGCAGTTCAACCCCATGGGCCTGCCGGCGGGCTTCCACTTCGGCAGCGCGCTGGTGTCCGAGCTCAACGTGGCGCAGAACCCCGTGCGCGAGTACATCGTCAAGAATCCGGACGGCACCGAGGCCCACGTGATGTCGCCTGACCCGGGCCAGATGCTGGTGACGGGCGTGCCGCAGATGGCCGGCCTGTTCAAGATGGTGTCGCTGCGCAACCTGAAGAACAGCGCGCCGTACTTCCACGACAACTCCGCGAAGACCATCGAGCAGATCACCCAGCAGTACAAGATGCTGATGGACGTGGCCGGCATCCCCTACACGCAGCAGGATCTGACCGACATCACGGCTTACATGAAGCTGCTCTAG
- a CDS encoding HAD hydrolase-like protein, which produces MNTIAPRNAIFFDLDGTLTDPFEGITACFQHALSKLGRPVPPAAELAPFIGPPLREGFATLLATQDQLLIEQGVSLFRERYATEGAFENQVYAEVPGMLRALGEESRRLFVATSKARVYAERIIEHFGLSPFFSHVYGAELDGRFDNKAELLEHALKQEGLDAASCIMVGDRAQDVRAARKNGLVPVGVAYGYGSREELLDAGAAVVCASPAEFVSWLRAHPPAASF; this is translated from the coding sequence ATGAACACGATAGCCCCCCGGAACGCGATCTTCTTCGACCTGGACGGGACGCTCACCGACCCGTTCGAGGGCATCACCGCATGCTTCCAACATGCCCTCTCGAAGCTCGGACGGCCGGTGCCGCCCGCGGCCGAGCTGGCGCCGTTCATCGGCCCGCCGCTGCGTGAGGGGTTCGCCACGCTGCTCGCGACACAGGATCAGCTCCTCATCGAGCAGGGGGTGTCGCTCTTCCGGGAGCGCTACGCCACCGAGGGTGCCTTCGAGAACCAGGTCTACGCCGAAGTGCCGGGCATGTTGCGAGCGCTCGGGGAGGAGAGCCGGCGGCTCTTCGTGGCGACGTCCAAGGCCCGCGTCTACGCCGAGCGCATCATCGAGCACTTCGGCCTGAGCCCCTTCTTCTCCCACGTGTATGGCGCCGAGCTGGATGGGCGCTTCGACAACAAGGCGGAGCTGCTCGAGCACGCGCTGAAGCAAGAGGGGCTCGATGCGGCCTCATGCATCATGGTGGGGGATCGAGCCCAGGACGTCCGCGCCGCCCGGAAGAATGGGCTCGTGCCAGTGGGAGTGGCTTACGGGTACGGCTCTCGGGAAGAGCTGCTCGACGCGGGCGCCGCCGTGGTCTGCGCCAGCCCCGCGGAGTTCGTGAGCTGGCTGCGCGCGCACCCGCCCGCGGCTTCCTTTTGA